The Spinacia oleracea cultivar Varoflay chromosome 2, BTI_SOV_V1, whole genome shotgun sequence DNA segment GATCTGGTAAAAGCCTTCCACCATGTTACTCCTGTGGGTGCTTTATCAGCTCCATGTATGATCAATGTCTTCTGTTGGTTTTGCTGCAGCATCATCTGCTTTCGAACCTCTGCTACAACTTCTGTTTGTTGCTTTTGCTTCAACATTGTTATTTCTCTTTTGACCTCTGCTTCAATTTGTTTTTTATGCAGCATCATCTGTCTCCAGACCTCTGCTTCAATTACTTTTTTCTGGTGATGCTCCAGCATCAATTGGCTTGTGATCATTTCGTTTTCGAAATTCGAGCTAGCTTCTTTGATCATTTCTCTTTGGACCTTCATgccaacttcttttatcttttcttTTAGTACTTCTGTTTCAAGTTCCCTAACACAAAAATAGCAGAGTTAGTTTTAATGTGAT contains these protein-coding regions:
- the LOC110789403 gene encoding uncharacterized protein isoform X2, coding for MATPPKQNWTGPAQRCAKPGGFLYTALPLAVAVFGYFWLDKKITEREKLEREEMRTEIRQEFEGELETEVLKEKIKEVGMKVQREMIKEASSNFENEMITSQLMLEHHQKKVIEAEVWRQMMLHKKQIEAEVKREITMLKQKQQTEVVAEVRKQMMLQQNQQKTLIIHGADKAPTGVTWWKAFTRSLLLDY
- the LOC110789403 gene encoding uncharacterized protein isoform X1; translated protein: MSWWGTHFVTQVRAPSSAKCLTGPAQRCAKPGGFLYTALPLAVAVFGYFWLDKKITEREKLEREEMRTEIRQEFEGELETEVLKEKIKEVGMKVQREMIKEASSNFENEMITSQLMLEHHQKKVIEAEVWRQMMLHKKQIEAEVKREITMLKQKQQTEVVAEVRKQMMLQQNQQKTLIIHGADKAPTGVTWWKAFTRSLLLDY